The Corvus hawaiiensis isolate bCorHaw1 chromosome 2, bCorHaw1.pri.cur, whole genome shotgun sequence genome includes a window with the following:
- the TAF13 gene encoding transcription initiation factor TFIID subunit 13 — translation MADEEEDVPFEEDAEDAGGGLDGGQGRRKRLFSKELRCMMYGFGDDQNPYTESVDILEDLVIEFITEMTHKAMSIGRQGRVQVEDIVFLIRKDPRKFARVKDLLTMNEELKRARKAFDEANYGS, via the exons ATGGCGGATGAGGAGGAGGACGTGCCG TTCGAAGAGGACGCGGAGGACGCCGGCGGGGGCCTGGACggcgggcagggcaggaggaagaggctgtTCTCCAAAGAGC TAAGGTGCATGATGTATGGATTCGGGGACGACCAGAACCCTTACACAGAATCAGTGGACATTCTTGAGGACCTGGTAATAGAATTTATCACAGAAATG ACACACAAGGCCATGTCCATTGGGCGGCAGGGTCGGGTGCAGGTTGAGGACATTGTCTTTCTAATACGCAAGGACCCCCGGAAGTTTGCCAGAGTTAAAGACCTCCTAACTATGAATGAAGAACTGAAACGAGCCAGAAAGGCCTTTGATGAAGCAAACTATGGGTCTTGA
- the GTPBP8 gene encoding GTP-binding protein 8 isoform X2, with translation MLLPRAGRAAGRASPPLAALAQVLRLERSRRTGIVFPLQKLERYLAPGTDTARFRLFQPGLAALQRAEALFRSDRGHPIDYVSSAVRMDHAPPPALPEVCFIGRSNVGKSSLIRALFSLAPEVEVRVSKTPGHTKKMNFFKVGKYFTLVDMPGYGYRAPQDFVEMVEAYLQERRNLKRTFLLVDGVVGLQKTDNIAVEMLEEFGIPYVMVLTKIDRASRGVLLKNVLEIQEFVKENTQGCFPQLFLVSSVEFSGVHLLKCFVAHVTGNLPTVEAS, from the exons atgctgctgccgCGGGCGGGCCGTGCTGCGGGCCGGGCCTCGCCGCCGCTGGCCGCCCTGGCCCAGGTGCTGCGGCTGGAGCGGAGCCGCCGCACCGGGATCGTGTTCCCGCTGCAGAAGCTGGAGCGGTACCTGGCGCCCGGCACCGACACGGCGCGGTTCCGCCTCTTCCAGCCCGGGCTGGCCGCCCTGCAGCGCGCCGAGGCGCTCTTCAGGTCCGACCGCGGGCACCCCATCGACTACGTGAGCTCCGCCGTCCGCATGGACCATGCCCCGCCGCCGGCCCTGCCCGAG GTGTGCTTCATCGGCCGAAGCAATGTGGGGAAATCATCTTTAATCCGGGCCTTGTTTTCGCTGGCTCCAGAAGTGGAAGTTAGAGTGTCAAAAACTCCG GGCCATACCAAGAAGATGAATTTCTTCAAAGTGGGGAAGTACTTTACTCTGGTGGACATGCCAGGATACGGCTATCGTGCCCCGCAGGACTTTGTTGAGATGGTGGAGGCCTATCTGCAGGAACGGCGCAA CTTGAAGAGGACTTTCCTATTAGTTGATGGTGTAGTTGGACTCCAGAAAACGGATAACATTGCGGTAGAGATGCTGGAAGAGTTTGGGATTCCTTATGTG ATGGTATTAACAAAAATTGATCGAGCTTCCAGGGGAGTGTTGTTAAAGAACGTACTGGAGATCCAGGAGTTTGTAAAGGAGAACACTCAGGGATGCTTTCCTCAGCTGTTCCTGGTCAG TTCTGTGGAGTTCTCAGGGGTTCATTTGCTCAAGTGTTTTGTAGCCCATGTTACTGGAAACCTACCCACTGTAGAGGCCAGCTGA
- the GTPBP8 gene encoding GTP-binding protein 8 isoform X1, giving the protein MLLPRAGRAAGRASPPLAALAQVLRLERSRRTGIVFPLQKLERYLAPGTDTARFRLFQPGLAALQRAEALFRSDRGHPIDYVSSAVRMDHAPPPALPEVCFIGRSNVGKSSLIRALFSLAPEVEVRVSKTPGHTKKMNFFKVGKYFTLVDMPGYGYRAPQDFVEMVEAYLQERRNLKRTFLLVDGVVGLQKTDNIAVEMLEEFGIPYVMVLTKIDRASRGVLLKNVLEIQEFVKENTQGCFPQLFLVRCSTSLCPKDGGWAADGEKSLSLFPFFCNSVEFSGVHLLKCFVAHVTGNLPTVEAS; this is encoded by the exons atgctgctgccgCGGGCGGGCCGTGCTGCGGGCCGGGCCTCGCCGCCGCTGGCCGCCCTGGCCCAGGTGCTGCGGCTGGAGCGGAGCCGCCGCACCGGGATCGTGTTCCCGCTGCAGAAGCTGGAGCGGTACCTGGCGCCCGGCACCGACACGGCGCGGTTCCGCCTCTTCCAGCCCGGGCTGGCCGCCCTGCAGCGCGCCGAGGCGCTCTTCAGGTCCGACCGCGGGCACCCCATCGACTACGTGAGCTCCGCCGTCCGCATGGACCATGCCCCGCCGCCGGCCCTGCCCGAG GTGTGCTTCATCGGCCGAAGCAATGTGGGGAAATCATCTTTAATCCGGGCCTTGTTTTCGCTGGCTCCAGAAGTGGAAGTTAGAGTGTCAAAAACTCCG GGCCATACCAAGAAGATGAATTTCTTCAAAGTGGGGAAGTACTTTACTCTGGTGGACATGCCAGGATACGGCTATCGTGCCCCGCAGGACTTTGTTGAGATGGTGGAGGCCTATCTGCAGGAACGGCGCAA CTTGAAGAGGACTTTCCTATTAGTTGATGGTGTAGTTGGACTCCAGAAAACGGATAACATTGCGGTAGAGATGCTGGAAGAGTTTGGGATTCCTTATGTG ATGGTATTAACAAAAATTGATCGAGCTTCCAGGGGAGTGTTGTTAAAGAACGTACTGGAGATCCAGGAGTTTGTAAAGGAGAACACTCAGGGATGCTTTCCTCAGCTGTTCCTGGTCAG ATGCAGCACCTCTCTGTGCCCCAAGGATGGAGGGTGGGCTGCTGATGGGGAAAAgtccctttccctctttccctttttctgcaa TTCTGTGGAGTTCTCAGGGGTTCATTTGCTCAAGTGTTTTGTAGCCCATGTTACTGGAAACCTACCCACTGTAGAGGCCAGCTGA
- the NEPRO gene encoding LOW QUALITY PROTEIN: nucleolus and neural progenitor protein (The sequence of the model RefSeq protein was modified relative to this genomic sequence to represent the inferred CDS: deleted 2 bases in 1 codon) codes for AYGIWECSTSAAAPGHDAPPRGDLVRPATLPRLARMVLPTLGLAARSGKMAAPRAAWDGRDAPWNRLDVPWPASSATVPLAAQHPAVRLLSVLRRRCDIAGKRLTGPGLAAEGRVLRAVLYVYHSRLLRHRPYLALQQVEQCLKRLWKMNLVGSLETLVELIPKKNASEAQTECLVPSQPMLETVALKVLGGCKLVLRLLDCCCKAFLLSIKHLCSKEFILLNTVASGLLSRLWIQYRCVLQTLTSLYGALWTMLHLVSETQQTPYIKGFTFPSDISDFLGVNVSSEAKKQKAKMLTTKKSTSWMKKLFPAMPEAVSKVGKKRKSETCTSAVKSHSIPCPVDIGETVVVPRARRGKHPGFDVKTLLRPSRHPAQEGLSIASTPFKAKLAPPSSRIAKSQHTGSFVQMVQTAASFGELSEALRKAILWCKTNKFKSEAYFLRNKLLKSNRLHHVEAQGCSLKKKLRCVKTSVCKCLLYGSQHTRRPKQRLGARFCRRRITSSACLKTALQTAGQKPPELFGLCENISSLILPAYQDGSPSQEEHCNIDTGHHRLSTTGTPKRLLLEASPGPVSKEAAEHTDIDSIFAAIGV; via the exons GCTTATGGCATTTGGGAATGCAGTACATCAGCGGCAGCCCCGGGCCATGACGCACCCCCGCGAGGTGACTTGGTCCGGCCCGCGACTCTCCCC CGGCTCGCCCGGATGGTCCTGCCCACGCTAGGGCTCGCCGCGCGCAGCGGGAAGATGGCGGCGCCCAGGGCGGCGTGGGACGGGCGGGACGCGCCCTGGAATCGGCTGGATGTGCCCTGGCCCGCGAGCAGCGCCACGGTGCCGCTGGCGGCCCAACACCCCGCAG TGAGATTGCTGTCGGTGCTACGGCGGCGGTGCGACATCGCCGGGAAGCGGCTGACGGGGCCGGGCCTGGCCGCCGAGGGACGCGTGCTGCGTGCCGTGCTCTACGTGTACCACAGCAGGCTGCTCCGGCACCGGCCTTACCTGGCCCTGCAGCAG gtagAACAATGTTTGAAGCGCCTATGGAAAATGAATCTGGTGGGCAGCCTGGAAACTCTGGTAGAACTGATTCCGAA gaaaaatgcaTCCGAAGCCCAGACAGAGTGCTTGGTTCCCAGCCAGCCTATGCTGGAAACAGTGGCTTTGAAGGTATTGGGAGGCTGCAAGCTCGTACTGCGTCTACTGGATTGTTGCTGTAAAGCTTTTCT CTTGTCCATTAAACACCTCTGCTCGAAGGAATTCATACTCCTGAACACTGTGGCTTCAGGGCTCCTGAGCCGGCTCTG GATTCAGTACAGGTGTGTATTGCAGACCCTCACATCCTTGTATGGTGCGCTGTGGACAATGCTTCATCTGGTATCTGAGACCCAACAGACACCCTATATCAAGGGGTTTACCTTCCCTTCTGATATCAGCGACTTCCTTGGAGTTAATGTATCCTCTGAGGCGAAGAAGCAAAAGGCTAAAATGCTTACAACCAAAAAGTCTACCAGCTGGATGAAGAAGCTCTTCCCAGCAATGCCAGAGGCAGTATCAAAGgttgggaaaaagagaaaatctgagACCTGTACAAGTGCCGTGAAAAGCCATAGCATCCCGTGCCCCGTGGACATTGGAGAGACAGTTGTGGTGCCCAGAGCCAGGAGAG GGAAGCACCCAGGGTTTGATGTGAAGACCTTGCTTAGGCCATCCAGACATCCAGCACAAGAG GGTCTAAGCATTGCATCAACACCTTTTAAAGCAAAGTTGGCACCACCCTCCTCTCGGATAGCAAAATCACAGCATACTGGATCTTTTGTGCAGATGGTCCAAACAGCTGCATCATTTGGGGAGCTGTCAGAGGCACTCAGAAAAGCTATTCTGTGGTGCAAAACCAACAAATTCAAATCAGAAGCCTATTTTCTGCGTAACAAGTTGTTGAAAAGCAACCGGCTGCACCATGTGGAGGCTCAAGGATGCAG CTTGAAGAAAAAGCTGCGCTGTGTCAAAACATCTGTCTGTAAATGCCTCCTGTACGGGTCACAGCACACGCGCCGGCCAAAGCAGCGCCTCGGGGCACGGTTCTGCCGAAGGAGGATCACATCATCTGCGTGCTTGAAGACAGCTCTACAGACCGCTGGGCAAAAGCCTCCTGAGCTTTTTGGGCTCTGTGAGAACATTTCATCCCTCATCCTCCCAGCTTACCAGGATGGGTCTCCGAGTCAGGAAGAACATTGCAACATCGATACAGGACATCACAGACTAAGCACAACAGGGACCCCTAagcggctgctgctggaagcaagCCCTGGCCCTGTGTCGAAAGAAGCTGCTGAGCACACAGATATTGATTCTATTTTTGCAGCAATAGGTGTCTGA
- the LOC125321591 gene encoding protein spire homolog 1-like: MEPPECEQRITKVSLAELLKCFEHPISEEQAWAICFQCCRKIEQLAQGLFPSLHSVFIKGSGSIFIHADGTASFKVYHKSDASSIQQSEDKLLEHLGMVIYEALDWGIDSQVERELSDPLEKLLCLMLKLDDKAMKPPVTLQDVIKVCEEHLSRPSEATSHYEMTCRSLFTEYMELQKLVTIIQTSKERLRKMDVEDWVENPIQKKKTHGASLWPGVICELQTGVRLRKAAERPQRCVSPKERIRSPYELLLDDIQHKRYTLRKVTIKQKHRAPKVDVAAPKPHLKPMLKVKLKQCVPQEPSWHKQLMAEIKQPPKLRSAAAAQEKGSSSKEMLVASNTALNSPSDSFFHLQDASTEFKIANTTTQQLGPGAQETTPKLPASACLPSTRPPGVSCFSTGFAANFMCPPMSAPTPGDIKLKCFLSTGQQKLPPYRGRSRSLERGLQSKEFDCPFPTKWPSPTIVELIGTRYAMMVLEGQGLFQGGSDGVFPRAKICFSCHKQMFLKWPYNCYLCSRVVCCDCCVKASLVFTTACGIFTFSAFPPPHLVLRSFPSSH, translated from the exons atggagccTCCAGAGTGTGAGCAGAGGATCACAAAGGTCTCTCTAGCTGAGCTTCTGAAGTGTTTTGAACATCCTATAAGTGAGGAGCAAGCCTGGGCTATCTGCTTTCAGTGTTGCAGAAAAATAGAGCAGTTGGCTCAGGGGCTGTTCCCATCACTCCattctgtatttataaaagGTTCTGGGAGCATCTTTATCCATGCTGATGGTACTGCTTCCTTCAAGGTCTACCACAAATCTG atgCTAGCAGCATTCAGCAGTCAGAGGACAAG CTGTTGGAGCACTTGGGAATGGTGATCTATGAAGCCCTGGACTGGGGAATCGACAGCCAAGTGGAGCGAGAACTGAGTGATCCTTTGGAGAAACTGCTGTGCCTCATGTTGAAACTGGATGACAAGGCAATGAAACCACCAGTCACCCTGCAGGATGTTATCAAG GTCTGCGAGGAGCACTTGTCCAGGCCTTCTGAGGCTACCAGCCACTATGAAATGACTTGTAGGAGTCTGTTTACTGAATATATGGAACTTCAGAAGCTTGTAACCATCATCCAGACCTCCAAAGAG AGACTGAGAAAAATGGATGTGGAAGATTGGGTGGAAAACCCcattcaaaagaagaaaacccatGGT GCATCCCTGTGGCCTGGTGTCATCTGTGAGCTGCAGACTGGCGTGAGGCTGCGCAAGGCCGCTGAGCGACCGCAGCGTTGTGTGTCTCCAAAAGAACGCATTCGCTCTCCCTACGAGCTACTTTTGGATGACATTCAGCACAAGAGGTACACCCTGCGGAAG GTGACCATCAAGCAAAAACACAGGGCCCCCAAAGTTGATGTAGCTGCTCCCAAGCCTCATCTAAAGCCG ATGTTGAAGGTGAAGCTGAAACAGTGTGTGCCCCAGGAGCCCAGCTGGCACAAACAGCTCatggcagaaataaaacaaccacCGAAGCTTcggtcagcagcagcagcacaggaaaagggGAGCAGCTCCAAAG AAATGCTTGTGGCATCAAATACTGCCTTGAACTCTCCAAGTGACAGTTTCTTCCATCTCCAAGATGCCAGTACTGAGTTTAAAATTGCCAACACTACAACACAGCAGCTGGGACCAGGAGCTCAG GAAACCACTCCCAAGCTGCCTGCCAGTGCCTGCCTTCCCTCCACCAGGCCACCAGGAGTATCCTGTTTCAGCACAG GTTTCGCTGCAAATTTTATGTGTCCTCCCATGAGTGCACCCACACCAGGAGACATTAAACTGAAGTGTTTCCTGAGCACTGGCCAACAGAAGCTGCCTCCTTACAGAGGAAGGTCCAGATCTTTAGAGAGAGGCCTTCAAAGCAAGGAATTT GACTGTCCCTTTCCTACCAAGTGGCCATCACCAACCATTGTTGAGCTGATTGGAACCAGATATGCAATGATGGTGCTGGAAGGGCAAGGCCTCTTCCAAGGAGGTAGTGATGGTGTCTTTCCAAGAGCAAAG ATCTGTTTCAGCTGCCATAAGCAGATGTTTCTTAAGTGGCCTTACAACTGTTACCTCTGCAGCAG ggttGTCTGCTGTGACTGCTGCGTTAAGGCAAGTCTAGTCTTTACAACAGCATGTgggatttttacattttctgctttccctcctcctcacctAGTCCTCAGAAGCTTTCCTTCATCCCACTGA